A section of the Leptotrichia sp. HSP-342 genome encodes:
- a CDS encoding ubiquinol-cytochrome C reductase — translation MKKIIFVFLILASAYSFAAQKTLRTVEKCRVTSRGMTKDGKRFANCVSLQSGKTFNFTGLVDQTYYKFSKGTIFKVYFYGSGNRNLTLETFDYIGN, via the coding sequence ATGAAAAAAATTATTTTTGTATTTTTAATATTAGCAAGTGCCTACAGTTTTGCAGCACAAAAAACTTTAAGAACGGTAGAAAAATGTCGTGTAACTTCAAGAGGTATGACAAAAGATGGCAAAAGATTCGCAAACTGTGTCAGCCTTCAGTCAGGAAAAACATTTAATTTTACAGGACTTGTTGACCAGACTTATTACAAATTTTCAAAAGGAACAATATTTAAAGTATATTTTTATGGAAGCGGAAATAGAAATTTAACTTTGGAAACTTTTGACTATATTGGTAATTAA